In one window of Candidatus Binatia bacterium DNA:
- a CDS encoding gamma-glutamyl-gamma-aminobutyrate hydrolase gives MKNRPIIGITSYARDQSELPSFSLPAGYADQIADAGGIPVVLPPVIPDPATVLDRLDGLLLSGGGDVSPESYGGEHHETVYSVSEERDQFEFALLRAALERKELPILCICRGLQVLNVVQGGTLHEHLPDFLGDAVPHRLPPRQTSRHLVRLEPRSRLGQIFSTDKLEVLSWHHQGIDRLGTGLRAVGWSDDGLIEAVEQQDHPWCLAVQWHPEMDPTDHLQRRLFQAFVMAAAQNGRSKDGRKACR, from the coding sequence ATGAAAAACCGACCGATCATTGGAATTACCTCGTACGCACGAGATCAATCCGAACTGCCGTCTTTTAGCTTACCCGCGGGTTACGCGGATCAAATCGCCGACGCAGGAGGCATCCCGGTTGTCCTGCCGCCCGTCATCCCCGATCCGGCAACAGTTCTCGACCGGCTGGATGGCTTGCTGCTTTCCGGTGGTGGCGACGTTTCCCCAGAGAGCTACGGCGGAGAACACCACGAGACTGTTTATTCGGTTAGTGAGGAGCGGGATCAATTTGAATTCGCGTTGCTGCGCGCTGCACTGGAGCGAAAAGAGCTTCCGATCCTTTGCATATGTCGTGGACTACAGGTGCTGAATGTGGTGCAGGGTGGTACGCTCCATGAGCACTTACCAGACTTCTTGGGTGACGCCGTGCCGCATCGCTTGCCCCCGCGCCAGACGAGTCGCCACCTCGTCAGGTTGGAGCCTCGAAGTCGCCTCGGTCAAATATTCAGCACGGATAAACTCGAGGTGCTTTCTTGGCATCACCAAGGGATTGATCGCCTTGGTACAGGCTTGCGTGCAGTGGGCTGGTCGGATGATGGTTTGATTGAAGCAGTGGAACAACAAGACCACCCGTGGTGCTTGGCTGTGCAGTGGCATCCCGAAATGGATCCAACGGATCATCTTCAGCGGCGTCTTTTTCAAGCGTTTGTAATGGCCGCCGCGCAAAACGGAAGGAGTAAAGATGGCCGGAAGGCTTGCAGGTAA
- the aldC gene encoding aldehyde dehydrogenase → MEKLIIGARRIGGSNAITVIEPARGEPFAEVAAASVGDLDAAVAEAKKAFGMWSSLTAVARAELLYRFADVVRAHAEELAVLEARNVGKPIVDARWEANHVVETIRYYAAAADKFFGHTIPVQKGGLDLTIHVPLGVVGLIVPWNFPMMIATWKFAPALACGNTVVLKPASLTPLTALRLGELALEAGIPPGVFNVVPGAGAEIGQRLVTHPDVAKIGFTGETATGRAIMAAAAQQIKRVGLELGGKSPNIIFADVDIELAAREAAASVFANAGQDCCARSRILIERSAHERFLEAFVAVTQKLVVGDPLDTRTQMGPLISERQRQTSEEYIAIGEREGARRVCGGERLPRAGYFLSPAVLDGGRPGMRVVEEEIFGPVAVVMTFDAEDEAIELANNTIYGLSGSLWTNDIKRALRVAQALRTGVLSVNSSSSVHLQAPFGGMKQSGLGRELGMHALEQYSEVRNIYFETRTT, encoded by the coding sequence GTGGAAAAGTTGATCATAGGAGCCAGACGGATAGGGGGAAGCAACGCGATCACAGTGATCGAGCCGGCCAGAGGTGAGCCGTTCGCGGAAGTTGCCGCCGCCTCTGTCGGCGATCTGGATGCTGCTGTGGCAGAGGCCAAAAAGGCATTCGGGATGTGGTCTAGTTTGACAGCCGTCGCCCGCGCCGAGCTCCTTTATCGTTTTGCCGACGTGGTTCGAGCTCACGCGGAGGAGCTGGCGGTGTTGGAGGCGAGAAACGTAGGCAAGCCGATTGTAGACGCGCGTTGGGAGGCCAATCACGTAGTAGAAACAATCCGTTATTATGCCGCGGCTGCAGATAAGTTCTTTGGCCACACGATCCCAGTGCAGAAAGGCGGGCTCGATCTTACTATTCACGTTCCCCTGGGCGTCGTCGGGCTGATTGTCCCCTGGAACTTCCCGATGATGATCGCCACGTGGAAATTTGCCCCTGCGCTCGCTTGTGGCAACACTGTGGTGCTCAAGCCGGCGAGCTTGACGCCGCTGACCGCGTTGCGTTTGGGCGAGCTGGCTTTGGAAGCTGGTATCCCTCCGGGAGTGTTCAACGTCGTTCCTGGAGCGGGTGCCGAGATCGGTCAGCGTTTGGTTACGCACCCAGACGTCGCAAAGATCGGTTTTACCGGCGAGACCGCCACAGGTAGAGCGATCATGGCGGCGGCCGCGCAGCAAATCAAACGGGTGGGGCTAGAGCTGGGTGGAAAGTCCCCCAACATCATCTTCGCTGATGTGGATATTGAGCTGGCTGCGCGCGAGGCGGCTGCCTCGGTTTTCGCAAACGCCGGTCAGGATTGTTGCGCCCGCTCGCGCATACTGATCGAACGCTCTGCTCATGAGCGCTTCTTGGAAGCGTTCGTGGCAGTGACACAGAAGCTGGTTGTCGGCGATCCCTTGGATACGCGCACACAAATGGGCCCCCTGATCTCCGAACGCCAGCGTCAGACCTCGGAGGAGTACATCGCCATTGGCGAGCGGGAAGGCGCGCGGCGGGTCTGTGGGGGAGAGCGGCTCCCACGAGCTGGTTACTTTCTGTCACCGGCGGTTCTCGACGGTGGGCGGCCCGGGATGCGGGTAGTGGAGGAAGAAATTTTCGGACCGGTAGCGGTCGTGATGACGTTCGACGCAGAGGACGAGGCAATCGAGCTTGCGAACAACACAATCTACGGTCTATCGGGTTCGCTTTGGACCAACGACATCAAGCGAGCCTTGCGTGTGGCCCAGGCGTTGCGAACAGGCGTACTGTCAGTGAACTCATCGAGCAGCGTGCACTTGCAAGCCCCATTTGGGGGGATGAAACAATCGGGTTTAGGTCGCGAGTTGGGCATGCACGCCCTCGAACAATACAGCGAGGTCCGCAACATTTACTTCGAAACGCGAACAACTTAG
- a CDS encoding acetolactate synthase gives MAEIHGGRVVAKALKAENIPYIFTLCGGHVMPIYDGCVDEGIRVIDVRHEQTAAHAADGWARVTGQPGVAVVTAGPGVTDAVTGVASAHRANVPMILIGGQGPRPFADMGSLQDMNHVELMRPITKWSVSVPEGRRLAEYVAMAFRIATSGLPGPVFLEMPIDQLFQTYEEERIPFPTKYRTEAGIAGDPRYVERAFELLRVAQRPVILVGSQLRWSKRREAYPKFVDTFGIPIYVNGLGRGSLPPDHPYFFSQTRKDALRQADVVLIFGTPLDFRLGYGRETHFNPAAKVIQVDLDGAEIGRNRPIEVGIVGDTGLVMEQLTTLAEAERYDKALVKPWVDELRRKEHEKWEKMRPELESDAVPINPLRACKEIADAVGRDVIAVGDGGDFVATAASILRIYEQGHWLDPGPLGTLGVGPGYAMAAKLAKPDHPVVIIYGDGSFGLHAMEFEAMVRQKIPVVGIVGNDAAWQQIRRGQIQLYGRERAVATALDYTRYERVVEALGGHGEYCERPEEIRPAIERALASGKPALVNIKIGTSEFRKDAISI, from the coding sequence ATGGCGGAAATTCACGGTGGACGGGTCGTCGCAAAGGCTTTGAAAGCCGAAAACATTCCTTACATCTTCACCCTGTGTGGGGGCCACGTGATGCCCATTTACGATGGGTGCGTCGATGAGGGTATCCGTGTAATCGATGTGCGCCACGAGCAGACGGCGGCCCATGCCGCGGATGGTTGGGCGCGGGTGACCGGCCAGCCGGGCGTTGCTGTGGTGACAGCGGGTCCGGGTGTTACCGACGCGGTAACCGGCGTCGCTAGTGCGCATCGGGCGAACGTTCCAATGATCCTTATCGGCGGCCAGGGTCCCCGGCCGTTCGCTGACATGGGCTCGCTGCAAGACATGAATCACGTGGAGCTAATGCGCCCGATCACAAAATGGTCTGTCTCTGTGCCCGAAGGTCGCCGTTTGGCAGAGTACGTCGCCATGGCGTTCCGCATCGCGACGTCGGGATTGCCCGGGCCGGTCTTCTTAGAGATGCCCATTGACCAGTTGTTCCAGACCTATGAAGAAGAGCGTATCCCCTTTCCGACCAAATACCGCACCGAAGCGGGCATTGCGGGAGATCCTCGCTACGTCGAACGGGCGTTCGAACTCCTACGCGTCGCGCAACGGCCTGTCATCCTAGTCGGGTCCCAATTGCGCTGGTCGAAGCGCAGAGAAGCATACCCGAAATTCGTTGATACTTTTGGGATACCGATTTACGTGAACGGCCTCGGTCGCGGGTCCTTGCCTCCCGATCATCCCTACTTCTTCTCGCAAACGCGCAAAGACGCTTTGCGCCAGGCTGACGTAGTATTGATCTTTGGTACCCCGCTCGATTTCCGCTTGGGCTACGGTCGGGAAACTCACTTCAATCCCGCTGCGAAGGTTATCCAGGTCGACCTAGATGGCGCAGAAATCGGAAGGAACCGGCCCATCGAAGTGGGTATTGTCGGAGATACCGGCCTGGTCATGGAACAGCTAACGACTTTGGCTGAGGCAGAGCGTTACGACAAGGCTCTGGTGAAGCCTTGGGTGGACGAATTGCGCCGCAAAGAGCACGAAAAGTGGGAGAAGATGCGTCCGGAACTCGAGTCAGACGCGGTTCCGATCAACCCGCTCCGAGCTTGCAAGGAAATCGCTGATGCAGTCGGGCGAGACGTGATTGCTGTCGGCGACGGGGGGGATTTTGTCGCGACTGCCGCCTCGATTTTGCGGATTTACGAGCAAGGACATTGGCTCGACCCAGGTCCGCTCGGTACGTTAGGAGTCGGGCCGGGCTATGCAATGGCGGCAAAACTCGCGAAGCCGGACCATCCGGTAGTCATCATTTACGGGGATGGCTCCTTTGGGCTCCATGCCATGGAGTTCGAGGCCATGGTGCGGCAAAAGATCCCTGTGGTCGGTATCGTGGGCAACGATGCTGCCTGGCAGCAAATCCGCCGTGGACAAATCCAACTTTACGGCCGGGAGCGGGCGGTGGCGACTGCACTCGACTACACTCGTTACGAACGCGTTGTGGAAGCCTTGGGTGGTCACGGAGAGTATTGCGAGCGTCCCGAGGAGATTCGCCCCGCCATCGAACGTGCGCTCGCCTCGGGTAAGCCGGCTCTGGTGAATATCAAAATTGGTACGAGCGAGTTCAGGAAGGATGCGATCTCAATTTAA
- a CDS encoding molybdenum cofactor biosynthesis protein, producing MPNVSAAIVVIGNEILSGKVEDTNSSFLAKELRSLGVSLERILVIPDDVEVIAESIRDYSTRFDWVFTSGGVGPTHDDVTVAGVARALGVEVVRHPVLEKLLLAYSAGKPDKASLKLAEVPEGAELIYGEDLAFPVLKARNILILPGIPELFRAKFKALRSRFVSAPFYLRVIYLRAAETTLVPYLNATLQAFPELLLGSYPKWNDPEYRVRVTLESKDQRYVDQALAHLLAQIPPELVVRTE from the coding sequence GTGCCCAACGTCAGTGCTGCCATCGTTGTTATCGGAAACGAAATCCTGTCCGGGAAAGTGGAGGACACAAACTCGAGCTTTCTCGCGAAGGAGTTGCGCAGCCTGGGCGTCTCTCTGGAACGTATTTTGGTAATCCCAGATGACGTGGAAGTCATCGCCGAATCGATTCGGGATTACTCGACGCGATTCGACTGGGTGTTCACCTCTGGGGGAGTGGGCCCTACTCATGATGACGTGACCGTTGCGGGGGTAGCACGGGCGCTCGGCGTTGAGGTTGTGCGCCATCCGGTTCTGGAGAAGTTACTCCTCGCGTACTCCGCCGGCAAACCCGACAAGGCGAGTCTCAAGCTCGCTGAAGTTCCAGAGGGCGCGGAGCTGATATACGGAGAGGACTTGGCATTCCCGGTGCTGAAGGCCAGGAACATTTTGATTCTCCCGGGAATTCCAGAGCTGTTCCGAGCAAAGTTCAAAGCCTTGCGATCGCGTTTTGTATCCGCCCCGTTTTATTTGCGGGTTATCTACTTGCGTGCAGCGGAAACGACGCTTGTGCCGTATCTCAACGCTACTTTGCAGGCGTTCCCGGAGTTGTTGCTTGGCTCGTACCCGAAGTGGAACGATCCTGAGTATCGCGTGCGCGTCACGCTCGAATCCAAGGATCAGCGATACGTGGATCAGGCATTGGCGCATCTTCTTGCCCAAATTCCTCCGGAACTAGTGGTGCGCACGGAGTGA
- a CDS encoding 3-oxoacyl-ACP reductase: MAGRLAGKIALITGAAGGIGRATALRFCEEGARVLLVDRVRAALEELVAELREADAEVECFEADVACEEDCQAMVRRCQERFGGLHVLFNNAGIFPDEDGSVTDTSAEVLDRVLAVNVKGVFFGCKHGIPALLRSGGGSIINTASFVALMGAATSQSAYTASKGAVLSLTREIAVEYARKGIRANALCPGPVNTPLLQSLLADPGRRARRLVHIPMGRLAEAEEIAHAVVFLASDESSYITGTAFLVDGGITAAYVTPE, encoded by the coding sequence ATGGCCGGAAGGCTTGCAGGTAAGATTGCCCTGATTACCGGTGCTGCCGGAGGCATCGGAAGAGCGACCGCGCTCCGCTTTTGCGAGGAGGGAGCACGCGTCCTGCTTGTGGACCGCGTTCGGGCCGCCCTGGAAGAGCTCGTTGCAGAGCTCCGCGAGGCCGACGCCGAGGTGGAGTGCTTCGAGGCCGATGTGGCGTGCGAAGAGGATTGTCAGGCAATGGTCCGACGGTGCCAGGAGCGCTTCGGAGGCCTGCATGTTCTATTTAACAATGCGGGAATTTTTCCGGACGAAGACGGTTCCGTTACGGATACCAGCGCGGAGGTTTTAGACCGCGTGCTTGCCGTCAACGTGAAGGGCGTTTTTTTTGGCTGTAAACACGGCATTCCTGCGTTACTTCGCTCCGGAGGTGGTTCGATCATCAATACGGCCTCATTTGTCGCGCTGATGGGGGCTGCAACATCTCAAAGCGCGTATACAGCCTCGAAAGGAGCAGTCTTATCGCTGACACGAGAGATCGCGGTGGAGTACGCGCGCAAGGGCATCCGCGCCAACGCTCTGTGCCCGGGCCCGGTGAACACTCCTTTGCTTCAATCACTGCTGGCTGACCCTGGGCGGCGGGCGAGAAGGCTCGTACACATCCCGATGGGACGCCTGGCCGAAGCCGAGGAGATTGCCCACGCAGTGGTCTTTCTGGCGTCGGACGAATCTTCGTATATCACGGGCACCGCATTTTTGGTCGATGGTGGCATCACTGCTGCGTACGTCACTCCGGAATGA
- a CDS encoding voltage gated Cl- channel protein: MRGELLEFVRFHAVWALPLPLLVAALGAGSAVYLVRRWAPEASGSGIPHVKAVLSGLAALAWYRVLPVKFFGGVIGIGAGLALGREGPTIQMGAATGRMVSGWFSCTPRERRTLIAAGAGAGLAAAFNAPLSGLVFVLEEVQRDFSAGVFTVTLVASAVADVVTRLLLGQLPIFHVRTESIPPLNLLPVALLVGAVAGILGVAFNQCLLRTLDAFRRLPRQPVWLGGALAGLVVGGVALLAPDAVGGGHQLLERMLESQLGVWQLGLFFVLRFVLTMISYGCGAPGGIFAPLLVLGADLGLMIGEAARHAFPESSTHAQIFAVVGMAAYFSAITRAPLTGIVLMIEMTGNYSLVLPLLGACLTAYGIADFLRDRPIYEALLERDLLRTEKVSPDLGGTLLVDLKVSPGAPFEGRRIRDLGLPPGAIIILLRRGLTEQVPTADTRLEAGDLVSVVIAPEAASALPLLRKGVGLDAA; encoded by the coding sequence ATGCGGGGCGAGTTGCTGGAGTTTGTCCGTTTCCACGCCGTGTGGGCATTGCCGCTTCCTTTACTGGTTGCCGCGCTGGGCGCGGGCTCGGCGGTGTACTTGGTCCGGCGCTGGGCACCGGAAGCTTCCGGAAGCGGGATTCCTCACGTCAAAGCCGTGCTGAGTGGACTCGCCGCCTTAGCCTGGTACCGTGTGCTGCCGGTGAAGTTTTTTGGGGGTGTCATCGGCATCGGCGCGGGGCTGGCGCTCGGTCGGGAAGGGCCGACGATCCAGATGGGTGCAGCCACGGGTCGCATGGTGAGTGGGTGGTTTTCGTGTACGCCGCGAGAACGCCGCACATTGATCGCCGCCGGCGCGGGGGCTGGTTTAGCGGCGGCCTTCAATGCGCCGCTGTCGGGCCTGGTGTTTGTCCTGGAAGAGGTGCAACGAGACTTTTCGGCTGGCGTGTTCACGGTCACGCTCGTGGCTTCGGCCGTGGCAGATGTGGTGACACGCCTACTTTTGGGGCAACTTCCCATCTTTCACGTGCGGACAGAATCCATCCCGCCATTGAACTTGTTGCCGGTTGCGTTGTTGGTGGGCGCGGTGGCCGGAATTTTGGGCGTCGCGTTCAACCAGTGCTTGTTGCGCACGTTGGACGCATTCCGACGACTGCCGCGGCAGCCCGTGTGGCTCGGCGGCGCGTTGGCCGGTCTCGTAGTCGGTGGGGTCGCGCTGCTTGCCCCCGATGCCGTCGGCGGCGGGCATCAACTCCTGGAGCGGATGCTCGAAAGCCAGCTCGGTGTGTGGCAGCTCGGACTATTTTTCGTGTTGCGATTCGTGTTGACGATGATCAGCTACGGATGCGGCGCTCCGGGCGGGATTTTCGCGCCCTTGCTCGTGTTGGGCGCCGACCTTGGCCTAATGATTGGCGAGGCGGCCCGGCACGCTTTTCCCGAGAGCAGCACGCATGCCCAAATCTTTGCCGTTGTCGGAATGGCCGCTTACTTTTCGGCAATCACGCGCGCACCCCTGACGGGCATTGTGTTGATGATCGAGATGACCGGTAACTATTCACTCGTGCTTCCGCTGCTCGGGGCTTGTCTGACCGCTTACGGCATTGCGGACTTCCTGAGAGACCGGCCGATTTACGAAGCCCTCCTCGAGCGGGACCTGCTGAGGACGGAAAAAGTGTCCCCGGATCTCGGTGGTACGCTGCTGGTCGACCTGAAAGTTAGCCCCGGTGCGCCGTTTGAAGGACGGCGGATCCGAGATCTCGGGCTCCCACCTGGTGCCATTATAATCTTGCTGCGCAGAGGACTCACCGAACAGGTGCCGACTGCAGACACACGACTGGAAGCCGGCGACTTGGTTTCTGTGGTGATCGCCCCTGAAGCCGCATCGGCATTGCCTCTCCTGCGCAAAGGTGTGGGCCTGGATGCGGCATGA
- the mscL gene encoding large-conductance mechanosensitive channel, with amino-acid sequence MLKEFKEFAMRGSVVDMAVGIIMGGAFGTVVKSLVDDVLMPPIGLVVGGVDYSNVFLVLKEGVRPGPYAALAEAKAAGAVTINIGAFLNNVISFFIVALSAFLLIRGINALRRAQEGPTPSASTKECAFCTLSVPLKARRCPHCTADLPLGFEQQPAPES; translated from the coding sequence GTGCTCAAGGAATTCAAAGAATTTGCGATGCGCGGGAGCGTCGTGGACATGGCGGTCGGGATCATCATGGGCGGCGCCTTCGGAACAGTGGTGAAAAGTCTGGTGGATGACGTCCTCATGCCTCCAATTGGGCTGGTAGTGGGGGGTGTGGATTACTCGAACGTGTTCTTGGTCCTCAAAGAAGGCGTCAGGCCGGGACCATACGCGGCCCTTGCGGAAGCCAAGGCTGCGGGAGCGGTGACGATCAACATCGGCGCTTTCCTGAACAACGTGATCAGTTTTTTCATTGTGGCGTTGTCAGCGTTTCTCCTCATCCGTGGGATCAATGCGTTGCGGCGGGCACAAGAGGGTCCCACACCGTCTGCGAGCACCAAGGAGTGTGCATTTTGCACGTTGTCGGTGCCGCTCAAGGCGAGACGCTGCCCCCACTGCACGGCAGATTTGCCTTTGGGGTTCGAGCAGCAGCCTGCCCCTGAGTCATAG
- a CDS encoding glutamine synthetase, giving the protein MEAVAKGEIDTVLTVFPDLYGRLVGKRIAGRFFCEEVAREGMHACDYLLACDMEMDPVPGYRFASWDQGYGDVRCVPDLGSLRRASWLDRTAIVICDVVSDETGLPVAVAPRSILRRQVERAATKGLRPMGASELEFFVLRETYESAKQKHFEGLDTFGWYIEDYHTLQGFKVEPLVGAIRRHLEASGIPVEFSKGEWGPGQHEINVRYADFLEMADRHVIYKQLAKELAIEHNLAVTFMAKFDERHAGSSMHLHSSLWSIDGNEPLFAGPPPVDGDLSRLPELFRWWLGGLIHHARACTLLFAPYVNSYKRFRAGSFAPTSIAWSYDNRTAGFRVVGHGKSLRVECRIPGADANPYLAFAATLAAGLDGIEKQIEPPPMFRGDAYAAATLPTVPRSLPEAIEAFESSSLFHEAFGEDVVEHLVHFARTEQRKFEETVTSWERQRYLERA; this is encoded by the coding sequence ATGGAGGCGGTGGCCAAGGGAGAAATTGATACTGTGTTGACCGTCTTCCCCGACTTGTACGGGCGCCTGGTGGGCAAAAGAATCGCTGGCCGGTTTTTTTGCGAGGAGGTGGCTCGCGAAGGAATGCATGCGTGCGATTACTTGCTCGCCTGCGATATGGAAATGGATCCCGTTCCCGGTTACCGCTTCGCGTCGTGGGATCAGGGGTACGGAGACGTCCGCTGTGTGCCTGATTTAGGGTCTTTACGGCGCGCAAGTTGGCTCGATCGCACCGCGATAGTCATTTGTGATGTTGTCAGCGACGAAACCGGACTGCCAGTCGCTGTTGCCCCGCGCTCGATCTTGCGGCGACAGGTGGAAAGGGCGGCCACCAAGGGGCTTCGACCTATGGGAGCCTCGGAACTCGAGTTCTTCGTACTCCGGGAGACATACGAGTCGGCCAAGCAAAAACACTTCGAGGGACTCGACACCTTCGGCTGGTACATCGAGGATTACCATACGCTGCAAGGCTTCAAGGTCGAACCATTGGTCGGGGCAATTCGCCGCCACTTGGAGGCCTCGGGAATACCGGTGGAATTTTCAAAAGGTGAGTGGGGGCCAGGCCAACACGAAATCAATGTACGCTACGCAGATTTTCTCGAAATGGCGGATCGCCATGTGATTTACAAGCAGCTCGCCAAGGAGCTAGCCATCGAACACAACTTGGCCGTAACGTTTATGGCCAAGTTCGATGAACGACACGCCGGGAGTTCCATGCACTTGCATTCCAGTCTTTGGTCCATCGATGGCAACGAGCCACTGTTTGCCGGGCCACCGCCGGTGGATGGCGACCTAAGTCGTCTGCCCGAGCTCTTCCGATGGTGGTTGGGCGGACTCATCCATCATGCTCGCGCATGTACGCTTTTGTTCGCGCCGTACGTCAATTCGTACAAGCGGTTTCGAGCGGGGTCGTTCGCACCCACCAGCATCGCTTGGTCGTACGATAACCGCACCGCCGGTTTCCGGGTCGTCGGGCACGGGAAGTCTCTCCGCGTCGAGTGCCGCATTCCTGGGGCGGATGCCAATCCGTACCTGGCTTTTGCTGCCACGCTTGCTGCCGGCCTCGATGGTATCGAGAAACAAATCGAGCCCCCGCCCATGTTCCGCGGCGACGCCTACGCCGCGGCCACGCTGCCTACGGTCCCACGGAGTCTGCCGGAAGCAATCGAAGCTTTCGAAAGCTCCAGCCTGTTTCACGAGGCATTCGGGGAGGATGTGGTGGAGCATCTTGTGCATTTTGCACGTACAGAACAGCGGAAGTTCGAGGAGACGGTGACCTCCTGGGAACGCCAGCGCTACCTCGAACGAGCGTAG
- a CDS encoding universal stress protein, with amino-acid sequence MPREFKTILCPTDFSEDSYLALEYARQFAELSQGKILLPHVIHVPTESLYDEHGRWQSSDQIEKRAWTLLQKVREEKLAGFPNVEPLVIWGNPVEELVALCKERNVDLLVICTHGRTGLRHLLLGSVAENLIRLAPCPVFVVRRGAK; translated from the coding sequence ATGCCACGCGAGTTCAAAACTATACTTTGTCCGACGGACTTTTCGGAGGATTCCTACCTGGCGCTGGAGTACGCGCGTCAATTTGCTGAGCTCTCTCAGGGGAAGATTTTGCTGCCACACGTGATTCATGTTCCCACGGAATCCTTGTACGATGAACACGGGCGGTGGCAGAGTTCGGATCAAATCGAGAAGAGGGCGTGGACTCTTTTGCAAAAAGTACGTGAAGAGAAGCTGGCCGGGTTCCCCAATGTAGAGCCACTCGTGATTTGGGGTAATCCAGTGGAGGAACTGGTGGCATTGTGCAAGGAACGTAATGTAGATTTGCTGGTGATCTGCACCCACGGGCGCACCGGCCTGAGACACTTGCTCCTAGGGAGTGTTGCTGAAAACCTGATTCGGTTGGCACCGTGCCCAGTGTTCGTCGTGCGGCGAGGTGCCAAGTGA
- the engB gene encoding putative GTP-binding protein EngB has protein sequence MRRLHEARFVAGAASPGQFPELEYPEVAFVGRSNVGKSSLLNALIGGKPLARVSKTPGRTQQINFFVVDDRLTFVDLPGYGFAKVPPRLREHWARLVREYLEHRKQLSLVLLLVDLRRGIEEDESRVLSWVKDLRVSCAVAVTKADKASQSERARQVRALEKTLEPLDVPFILTSATRGEGIGDLWKTILEACELRRPGPDRPRFE, from the coding sequence ATGCGGCGGCTTCATGAGGCTCGCTTCGTGGCAGGAGCGGCCTCACCCGGGCAGTTTCCGGAGTTGGAATATCCGGAGGTGGCCTTTGTGGGTCGTTCCAACGTGGGCAAGTCGTCTCTCCTGAACGCGCTTATCGGAGGGAAGCCTCTGGCCCGTGTGAGCAAAACCCCGGGGCGAACTCAGCAAATCAACTTTTTTGTGGTCGATGACCGCCTGACCTTTGTGGATTTGCCAGGATACGGGTTTGCCAAGGTGCCCCCGCGCCTGCGCGAGCACTGGGCTCGGCTGGTGAGGGAGTACCTAGAACATCGCAAGCAGCTGAGCTTGGTCCTGCTGCTCGTGGATTTGCGGCGCGGTATCGAGGAAGATGAGAGCAGGGTATTAAGCTGGGTCAAGGATCTTCGAGTCAGCTGCGCAGTTGCGGTAACGAAGGCCGACAAAGCGTCGCAAAGCGAGCGTGCCCGTCAAGTGCGGGCACTTGAGAAGACTCTGGAACCCCTGGATGTGCCGTTCATCCTGACCTCCGCAACGCGCGGCGAGGGCATCGGGGATCTTTGGAAGACAATTTTGGAGGCCTGTGAACTGCGCCGGCCAGGCCCGGATCGGCCACGGTTCGAGTAG